In one window of Micromonospora cathayae DNA:
- a CDS encoding winged helix-turn-helix transcriptional regulator, with translation MQTSTLSDRTADIVVQACPVREVLDRVAGKWSIMVIIAAADGPVRFTELERSIDGISRRMLTLTLRNLERDGLLHRTVYPVVPPRVDYELTPIARELHESLLSLTGWAQRHRATISAARTAYDSRRLADAG, from the coding sequence ATGCAGACGAGTACGCTCAGCGACCGGACCGCCGACATCGTCGTGCAGGCCTGCCCCGTCCGGGAGGTGCTGGACCGGGTGGCCGGAAAGTGGAGCATCATGGTGATCATCGCCGCCGCCGACGGGCCGGTTCGCTTCACCGAACTCGAACGCTCGATCGACGGGATAAGTCGGCGCATGCTCACCCTGACCCTGCGCAACCTGGAGCGGGACGGGCTGCTTCACCGCACGGTGTACCCGGTCGTCCCGCCCCGGGTCGACTACGAACTCACCCCCATCGCCCGGGAGCTGCACGAGTCCCTGCTGTCGCTGACCGGCTGGGCCCAACGGCACCGGGCGACGATCTCCGCCGCCCGGACCGCCTACGACAGCAGGCGCCTGGCCGACGCGGGCTGA
- a CDS encoding shikimate dehydrogenase family protein, protein MAADGISGTTRLYGVLGDPVTQVRAPELLNPLLATLGVDAVVLPVHAAPGDLPDVLRGLRRVGNLDGLFVTVPHKAAVCRFADRLGPYATRIGTANVLRRDPDGGWTAENFDGTGFVRGLVADGHAVRDATVCLFGAGGAGSSIADALLAAGTARLLVRDVHPDRQAALLAALDAHWPGRASPGRDGDLASADIVVNATPSGLRPDDPLPLDPAVVRPTAVIADIIMRPAETALLASATRHGLRVHYGINMLLHQIPCYRNFFGWPES, encoded by the coding sequence GTGGCCGCTGACGGCATCTCGGGTACCACCCGGCTCTACGGCGTCCTGGGTGACCCGGTGACCCAGGTCCGGGCTCCGGAACTGCTCAACCCGCTGCTCGCCACACTCGGAGTCGACGCCGTCGTGCTCCCGGTGCACGCCGCGCCCGGGGACCTGCCGGACGTTCTGCGCGGGCTGCGTCGGGTGGGCAACCTCGACGGGCTGTTCGTGACGGTCCCGCACAAGGCGGCCGTCTGCCGGTTCGCCGACCGGCTGGGGCCGTACGCCACCCGGATCGGTACGGCCAACGTACTACGGCGGGACCCGGACGGCGGCTGGACGGCGGAGAACTTCGACGGTACGGGCTTCGTCCGGGGACTGGTGGCGGACGGGCACGCGGTACGCGACGCCACGGTCTGCCTGTTCGGTGCGGGCGGCGCCGGCAGTTCCATCGCCGACGCGCTGCTGGCCGCCGGCACCGCCCGACTCCTGGTGCGTGACGTCCACCCCGACCGGCAGGCCGCCCTGCTGGCCGCGCTGGACGCCCACTGGCCGGGGCGGGCGTCGCCGGGCCGGGACGGTGACCTGGCGAGCGCCGACATCGTGGTCAACGCGACCCCGTCGGGGCTGCGCCCGGACGACCCCCTGCCCCTGGACCCCGCCGTCGTGCGACCCACCGCCGTGATCGCCGACATCATCATGCGGCCAGCCGAGACCGCCCTCCTGGCAAGCGCGACGCGGCACGGTCTGCGGGTGCACTACGGGATCAACATGCTTCTACACCAAATACCCTGCTACCGGAACTTCTTCGGCTGGCCGGAAAGTTAG